The following is a genomic window from Labrus bergylta chromosome 2, fLabBer1.1, whole genome shotgun sequence.
aggacaaagaggtttaaagttccaaactcagatagtcatgtcatctatatcaggatctgttcattgatttcagttatttctttattcaggaacaGTCGCTGCAGAGTGCCATcgtaaactcaaatctaacctgaaggagaagttccagtgtgtgtttgaggggattgctaaagcaggaaacccaacccttctgaaccagatctacacagagctctacatcacagagggagggactggagaggtcaatgatgaacatgaggtcagacagattgaaacagcatccaggaaaccacacagaccagaaacaaccatcagacaagaagacatctttaaagcctcacctggaagagatgaaccaatcagaacagtgatgacaaagggagtggctggcatcgggaaaacagtcttaacacagaagttcactttGGACTGGGCTGAGGACAAAGACAACCAGAACATACaattcacatttccattcactttcagagagctgaatgtgctgaaagagaaaaagttcagcctgttggaacttgttcatcacttctttcctgaaaccaaagaagcaggaatctgcaggtttgaagagttccaggttgtgttcatctttgacggtctggatgagtgtcgacttcctctggactttaaaaacaacgagaccctgactgatgtcacagagtccacctcagtggatgtgctgctgactaacctcatcagggggaaactgcttccctctgctcacctctggataaccacacgacctgcagcagccaatcagatccctcctgagtgtgttgacatggtgacagaggtcagaggtttcactgacccacagaaggaggagtacttcaggaagaggttcagaaatgaggagcaggccaacagaatcatctcccacatcaagacgtccagaagcctccacatcatgtgccacatcccagtcttctgctgggtcactgctacagttctggaggatgtgctgaagaccagagagggaggagagctgcccaagaccctgactgagatgtacatccacttcctggtggttcagtccaaactgaagaacatcaagtatgatggaggagctgagacggatccacactggagtccagagagcaggaagatgattgagtctctgggaaaactggcttttgagcagctgcagaaaggaaacctgatcttctatgactcagacctgacagagtgtggcatcgatatcagagcagcctcagtgtactcaggagtgttcacacagatctttaaagaggagagaggactgtaccaggacaaggtgttctgcttcatccatctgagtgttcaggagtttctggctgctcttcatgtccatctgaccttcatcaactctggagtcaatctgatgtcaaaagaacaaacaacatcccGGAGGTCTAAATTATTCAGAGGAAAACCTGACCcaaaacatttata
Proteins encoded in this region:
- the LOC136181112 gene encoding protein NLRC3-like isoform X4; amino-acid sequence: MQEQRPDSPGPSCVSMKSDRSKGRLVDFKDGRPADGRMQEQRPDSPGPSCVSMKSDRSMGRLVDFKDGRPADGRVQQESSNVHRDQSDQQNPTDLDSIFMLLEENIITFVKNELKRVQRVLSPDYPECLESQSEDEEQGRNCKEAFLKITLHFLRRMKQEELADCLQSRTVAAECHRKLKSNLKEKFQCVFEGIAKAGNPTLLNQIYTELYITEGGTGEVNDEHEVRQIETASRKPHRPETTIRQEDIFKASPGRDEPIRTVMTKGVAGIGKTVLTQKFTLDWAEDKDNQNIQFTFPFTFRELNVLKEKKFSLLELVHHFFPETKEAGICRFEEFQVVFIFDGLDECRLPLDFKNNETLTDVTESTSVDVLLTNLIRGKLLPSAHLWITTRPAAANQIPPECVDMVTEVRGFTDPQKEEYFRKRFRNEEQANRIISHIKTSRSLHIMCHIPVFCWVTATVLEDVLKTREGGELPKTLTEMYIHFLVVQSKLKNIKYDGGAETDPHWSPESRKMIESLGKLAFEQLQKGNLIFYDSDLTECGIDIRAASVYSGVFTQIFKEERGLYQDKVFCFIHLSVQEFLAALHVHLTFINSGVNLMSKEQTTSRRSKLFRGKPDPKHLYQSAVDQALQSPNGHLDLFLRFLLGLSLETNQNLIRGLLTHTGSGSKTNQKTVKYIKEKISEDLSAEKSINLFHCLNELNDRSLVKEIQQSLRSGRLSTDKLSPAQWSALVFILLSSEKELDVFDLKKYSASKEALLRLLPVIKASNKALYVLT